The following proteins come from a genomic window of Desulfurococcus sp.:
- a CDS encoding 30S ribosomal protein S11: MAFSARELKWGVAHIYSSSNNTIVHITDITGAETVSRWSGGMVVRADREKPSPYAAMMAASRSASEAMDKGITALHIKVRAPGGHGSKTPGPGAQAAIRALARAGFIIGRIEDVTPIPHDTTRRPGGRRGRRL; the protein is encoded by the coding sequence ATGGCGTTCTCTGCTCGAGAGTTGAAGTGGGGTGTAGCACACATCTATAGTAGCTCGAATAATACAATAGTGCATATAACCGACATCACGGGGGCTGAAACAGTAAGTAGATGGAGTGGCGGGATGGTTGTCAGAGCTGACAGGGAGAAGCCGAGTCCTTATGCAGCAATGATGGCTGCATCCAGAAGTGCTAGTGAAGCCATGGATAAAGGTATTACAGCACTCCACATAAAAGTAAGAGCTCCAGGAGGCCACGGCTCTAAGACTCCTGGACCAGGTGCTCAAGCAGCTATAAGAGCGCTGGCTAGAGCTGGATTCATAATCGGTAGGATAGAGGATGTAACCCCGATACCCCACGATACCACTAGGAGGCCTGGAGGAAGGAGAGGTAGAAGACTGTAG
- a CDS encoding 30S ribosomal protein S13 → MSSEGFKQIVRILGTDVDGTLPLVYGLSEVKGLGYTFSLAICRVLGLNPEQRVGYLTDEQVKSIEEAVRNPGRHGIPPWLYNRRKDYTTGEDMHLTGADLIYYVKEDIEREKRIKSWRGIRHALGLKVRGQRTRTTGRTGVTVGVRKKSGQAQSQSGK, encoded by the coding sequence TTGAGTAGTGAAGGCTTCAAGCAGATCGTTAGAATACTAGGGACAGATGTAGATGGAACCCTACCGTTAGTCTACGGTCTCTCAGAAGTTAAAGGATTAGGCTATACTTTCAGCTTAGCTATATGCAGGGTACTAGGCTTAAACCCTGAGCAGCGGGTAGGCTATCTCACTGATGAGCAGGTAAAAAGCATTGAGGAGGCTGTACGGAATCCAGGCAGGCATGGTATTCCTCCATGGCTCTACAACAGGCGGAAGGACTACACTACTGGTGAAGACATGCACTTAACTGGTGCTGACTTAATCTACTATGTGAAGGAGGATATTGAGAGAGAAAAGAGGATTAAGAGCTGGCGTGGTATAAGGCATGCACTAGGATTAAAGGTTAGAGGGCAGAGAACAAGGACAACGGGTAGGACAGGTGTGACAGTAGGTGTAAGGAAGAAGTCGGGTCAGGCTCAAAGCCAGAGTGGTAAGTAG
- the rpsJ gene encoding 30S ribosomal protein S10 — MSTVRMVKIKIWSTNVKVLDDFVGKIVDIAKKTGVRVKGPTPLPTKKLRVRTLKLPHGEGKKKYEKWEMRIHKRLLYIAEDERVMKQLIRVRIPPEVWMEIEI, encoded by the coding sequence ATGTCCACTGTAAGAATGGTTAAAATCAAGATTTGGAGCACGAATGTAAAAGTACTAGACGACTTTGTCGGTAAGATTGTTGATATAGCGAAGAAAACTGGTGTCAGAGTGAAAGGCCCTACACCACTACCCACCAAGAAGCTTAGAGTTCGAACATTAAAGCTACCCCACGGGGAGGGTAAGAAGAAGTACGAGAAGTGGGAGATGAGGATACATAAGAGACTACTATACATAGCTGAAGATGAAAGAGTAATGAAGCAGCTAATAAGAGTTAGAATACCACCTGAAGTATGGATGGAGATAGAGATCTAA
- a CDS encoding 30S ribosomal protein S4 codes for MGDPRKSRRTYEGPRHPWRRDVLAYEMKLLGAYGLRNKRELWKAASIVRYFRHRARSLLAAPPEVREREEKALVERLVKLGLLREGAKLDDVLNLKVEDLLERRLQTIVYRKGLARTIHEARQLITHGHIAVAGRRIRSPGMLIPVDLEPLIDYYQFSPLKKKVSVEG; via the coding sequence ATGGGTGACCCACGTAAGTCCAGGAGAACATATGAGGGGCCCCGGCACCCCTGGCGCCGCGATGTGCTAGCCTACGAGATGAAGCTGCTGGGTGCTTACGGATTAAGAAATAAGAGGGAGCTTTGGAAGGCTGCTTCAATAGTAAGGTACTTTAGGCATAGAGCTAGGTCGCTACTAGCTGCTCCCCCAGAAGTAAGAGAAAGAGAGGAGAAAGCACTTGTGGAGAGATTAGTAAAACTAGGGCTTCTTAGAGAAGGTGCAAAACTAGATGACGTGTTAAACTTAAAGGTTGAAGACCTACTAGAGAGACGCCTGCAGACAATTGTCTACAGGAAGGGGCTGGCTAGAACCATACACGAGGCTAGACAGCTAATAACCCATGGTCACATAGCTGTCGCTGGTAGAAGAATACGCTCTCCGGGAATGCTGATCCCAGTTGACTTAGAGCCTTTAATCGACTACTACCAGTTCAGCCCGCTGAAAAAGAAGGTTAGCGTAGAGGGGTGA
- the tuf gene encoding translation elongation factor EF-1 subunit alpha, whose amino-acid sequence MSAPQKPHLNLIIIGHVDHGKSTMTGQILYRLGYFDEKTMKMIEEEAKKTGKESFKFAWLLDRMKEERERGVTIALSYMKFESKKYFFTIIDAPGHRDFVKNMITGASQADAAILVVSARKGEFEAGMSAEGQTREHAILARTMGINQLIVAINKMDATEPPYSEKRYNEIKEVMSKFLKGLGYDTSKIPFIPISAWTGENLIERSLNMPWYNGPTLVEALDSLQPPASKPVDKPLRVPIQDVYSISGVGVVPVGRVETGVLKVGDKVVFMPPNVVGEVRSIETHHVKIEKAEPGDNIGFNVKGVEKKDIKRGDVAGHPTNPPTVADEFTARIMIVWHPTAIAVGYTPVIHVHTASVACKIVEITSKLDPRTGKELEKNPQFLKQGDIAVVKFKPIKPLVVEKFADFPALGRFAMRDMGKTVGVGQVLEVKPAQVAAKK is encoded by the coding sequence ATGAGTGCACCGCAGAAACCGCACCTAAACTTGATCATAATAGGGCACGTCGACCACGGTAAGAGCACAATGACAGGCCAGATACTCTACCGTCTAGGGTACTTCGATGAGAAAACAATGAAGATGATCGAAGAGGAGGCTAAGAAGACGGGTAAGGAGAGCTTCAAGTTCGCGTGGCTACTTGATAGAATGAAAGAGGAGCGTGAGCGCGGAGTAACAATAGCACTATCATACATGAAATTCGAGAGCAAGAAGTACTTCTTCACTATCATAGATGCACCAGGGCACAGGGACTTCGTGAAGAACATGATTACTGGTGCCAGCCAGGCTGATGCTGCAATACTAGTGGTAAGCGCTAGGAAAGGTGAGTTCGAGGCTGGCATGAGCGCTGAAGGCCAGACAAGAGAGCACGCTATTCTAGCTAGAACCATGGGTATAAACCAGTTGATTGTAGCTATAAATAAGATGGATGCAACAGAACCTCCTTACAGCGAGAAGAGGTACAATGAGATCAAGGAAGTTATGAGTAAATTCCTGAAGGGGTTAGGCTACGATACATCAAAGATACCCTTTATACCGATATCAGCTTGGACTGGCGAGAACCTCATAGAGAGATCACTGAACATGCCGTGGTATAACGGCCCCACGCTTGTAGAAGCCTTAGACTCCCTGCAGCCGCCAGCTTCAAAGCCGGTGGATAAGCCTCTCAGAGTACCCATACAAGACGTCTACAGTATATCTGGTGTCGGCGTGGTACCAGTTGGAAGAGTTGAAACAGGAGTATTAAAGGTCGGCGATAAAGTAGTCTTCATGCCGCCAAACGTTGTCGGCGAGGTTAGAAGCATTGAGACCCACCACGTTAAAATAGAGAAGGCTGAGCCAGGCGACAATATAGGCTTCAACGTAAAGGGTGTTGAGAAGAAGGATATCAAGCGTGGAGATGTTGCAGGACACCCAACGAACCCGCCGACTGTAGCTGACGAGTTCACTGCTAGAATAATGATAGTATGGCATCCAACAGCCATAGCAGTCGGCTACACGCCAGTTATACACGTTCACACTGCAAGCGTAGCCTGCAAGATAGTGGAGATAACCTCGAAGCTAGATCCTAGAACAGGCAAGGAGCTCGAGAAGAACCCGCAGTTCTTGAAGCAGGGTGATATAGCAGTAGTGAAGTTCAAGCCTATAAAGCCGCTAGTAGTCGAGAAGTTCGCTGACTTCCCGGCGTTAGGCAGATTCGCTATGAGAGATATGGGTAAAACAGTCGGAGTCGGGCAAGTACTAGAAGTAAAGCCTGCCCAGGTAGCCGCCAAGAAGTAG